One Citrobacter amalonaticus genomic window carries:
- a CDS encoding ArsR/SmtB family transcription factor has protein sequence MTSIVVNEEDGELESRMALTAAVMADKSRSRMLCALMDGRAWTATELSAVADISASTASAHLARLCEQRFVVSLAQGRHRYFRLASTDIAELLERLMGVAWASTASRKITTPLSLRQARTCYDHLAGEVAVRLFDTLVSRQWLAADGETLTPLGEEKMAELGIVVQAGASRRKFSCGCLDWSERRYHLGGVLGAALLTWLTGQRWIKTAPGSRQVTFTPSGIRKLQMIFGINMMR, from the coding sequence ATGACGTCAATAGTCGTAAATGAAGAAGACGGCGAACTGGAATCGCGAATGGCGCTGACGGCGGCGGTAATGGCGGACAAATCGCGATCCCGGATGCTGTGCGCGCTGATGGATGGTCGGGCATGGACGGCGACGGAACTGAGCGCGGTGGCGGATATCTCAGCGTCTACCGCCAGTGCGCACCTGGCCCGTCTGTGCGAGCAGCGGTTTGTGGTTTCTCTCGCCCAGGGGCGGCACCGCTATTTTCGCCTCGCAAGTACAGACATAGCGGAACTGCTGGAGCGCCTGATGGGCGTCGCCTGGGCATCAACAGCATCGCGAAAAATCACTACGCCGCTGAGTTTGCGTCAGGCCCGGACCTGTTATGACCATCTGGCGGGAGAAGTGGCGGTGAGACTGTTTGATACGCTGGTTTCCCGGCAGTGGCTGGCGGCAGATGGTGAAACCCTGACACCTCTGGGTGAGGAGAAAATGGCGGAACTGGGCATTGTGGTACAGGCTGGCGCGTCACGACGCAAATTTAGCTGCGGCTGTCTGGACTGGAGCGAGCGACGTTATCATCTGGGTGGTGTACTCGGCGCCGCGCTACTGACCTGGCTAACTGGGCAGCGGTGGATTAAAACGGCACCGGGAAGCCGCCAGGTCACCTTCACGCCCTCCGGGATCCGCAAGCTGCAAATGATATTTGGCATCAATATGATGCGCTGA
- a CDS encoding YccJ family protein: protein MPTQEAKAHHVGEWASLRNTSPEIAEAIFEVAGYDEKLAEKIWEEGSDEVLIKAFDKTDKDALFWGEQTIERKNV from the coding sequence ATGCCAACTCAAGAAGCGAAGGCTCATCACGTCGGTGAGTGGGCAAGTCTGCGCAATACATCGCCGGAAATAGCCGAAGCCATATTTGAAGTTGCCGGATATGACGAGAAGCTGGCAGAAAAAATTTGGGAAGAAGGCAGCGATGAAGTGCTCATCAAAGCCTTTGATAAGACAGATAAAGACGCGCTCTTCTGGGGCGAACAAACCATCGAACGTAAAAACGTTTAA
- a CDS encoding TlpA family protein disulfide reductase: MRWLNVFILSLAVLLSGCKEEKLAVGETAPALAAFDLQGKESGLDRWQGKSIYLNFWSAGCGGCLAEMDSLETLSQKWGDSVVVVAVNTDPGTVSLDALLAKHQVSYPVLRDQMKITQERYQVIGTPTSVLIDPQGRVLEWHQGMRKPAELAATFARLAGQ; this comes from the coding sequence ATGCGCTGGCTTAACGTTTTCATTCTCTCACTGGCGGTATTGCTCAGTGGCTGTAAAGAGGAAAAGCTGGCTGTAGGCGAAACGGCTCCGGCGCTGGCGGCCTTCGATTTACAGGGCAAGGAGTCCGGACTGGATCGCTGGCAGGGGAAATCCATCTACCTGAACTTCTGGTCGGCAGGCTGCGGTGGCTGTCTGGCGGAGATGGATTCGCTGGAAACGCTCAGCCAGAAATGGGGCGATAGCGTGGTAGTGGTGGCGGTGAATACCGATCCGGGAACGGTCAGCCTGGATGCGCTGCTGGCGAAGCATCAGGTGTCGTATCCGGTCCTTCGCGATCAGATGAAAATCACTCAGGAACGATATCAGGTCATCGGCACACCGACCTCGGTCCTGATTGACCCACAGGGTCGGGTGCTGGAGTGGCATCAGGGAATGCGTAAACCGGCGGAATTAGCCGCCACGTTCGCCCGTCTCGCGGGGCAATAA
- the agp gene encoding bifunctional glucose-1-phosphatase/inositol phosphatase, translating into MNKSLIAAAVAGVVMLSSAAQAQTAPEGYQLQQVLMMSRHNLRAPLANNGSVLEQSTPNKWPEWDVPGGQLTTKGGVLEVYMGHYMREWLAEQGMVKSGECPAPDTVYTYANSLQRTVATAQFFITGAFPGCDVPVHHQEKMGTMDPTFNPVITDDSAAFREKAVQAMEKERSQMQLDDSYQLLEQMINYKDSPSCKEKQQCSLTEAKDTFSANYEQEPGVSGPLKVGNSLVDAFTLQYYEGFPMDQVAWGEIKSDQQWKVLSKLKNGYQDSLFTSPEVARNVAKPLVKYIDKALVTEQAKAPKITVLVGHDSNIASLLTALEFKPYQLHDQNERTPIGGKIVFQRWHDTKANRDLMKIEYVYQSSDQLRNADVLTLKAPAQRVTLELKGCPIDANGFCPIDKFDTLLNEAAK; encoded by the coding sequence ATGAACAAATCGTTAATTGCCGCCGCTGTGGCAGGGGTTGTGATGTTGTCTTCTGCCGCACAGGCGCAAACGGCGCCGGAAGGCTATCAGCTACAGCAAGTATTGATGATGAGTCGACATAACTTACGTGCGCCGCTGGCGAATAATGGCAGCGTGCTGGAGCAGTCCACTCCGAATAAATGGCCTGAATGGGATGTGCCGGGCGGACAGCTCACCACCAAAGGTGGCGTGCTGGAAGTGTATATGGGCCATTACATGCGTGAATGGCTGGCAGAGCAGGGGATGGTGAAATCCGGCGAGTGCCCGGCACCGGATACGGTCTATACCTATGCCAACAGTCTGCAGCGTACGGTCGCGACCGCCCAGTTCTTTATCACCGGCGCGTTCCCTGGCTGCGATGTTCCGGTGCATCACCAGGAAAAAATGGGCACCATGGACCCGACCTTTAACCCGGTGATCACCGATGACTCGGCGGCCTTCCGCGAGAAAGCCGTACAGGCGATGGAAAAAGAGCGCAGCCAGATGCAACTTGATGACAGCTACCAGTTGCTGGAGCAGATGATCAACTACAAAGACTCGCCATCGTGCAAGGAAAAACAGCAGTGTTCTCTGACTGAGGCTAAAGATACCTTTAGCGCGAACTATGAGCAGGAGCCAGGCGTCTCCGGGCCGCTGAAAGTGGGTAACTCGCTGGTGGACGCCTTCACGCTGCAATACTACGAAGGATTCCCGATGGATCAGGTGGCCTGGGGCGAAATTAAATCCGATCAGCAGTGGAAAGTGTTGTCGAAACTGAAAAATGGCTACCAGGACAGCCTGTTTACCTCTCCGGAAGTCGCGCGTAATGTGGCGAAACCGCTGGTGAAATACATCGACAAAGCGCTGGTGACCGAACAGGCGAAAGCGCCGAAAATCACCGTGCTGGTAGGGCATGACTCAAACATCGCCTCACTGCTCACCGCACTGGAATTCAAACCCTATCAGTTACATGATCAGAACGAACGCACGCCGATTGGCGGCAAAATTGTCTTCCAGCGCTGGCATGACACGAAGGCCAACCGCGATCTGATGAAAATTGAGTATGTGTATCAGAGTTCAGATCAACTGCGTAATGCGGATGTGCTGACGCTGAAAGCCCCGGCGCAACGCGTGACCCTGGAGTTGAAGGGATGCCCGATTGATGCGAACGGTTTCTGTCCGATCGACAAGTTTGACACGTTGTTGAATGAGGCGGCGAAGTAA
- a CDS encoding sulfite exporter TauE/SafE family protein produces MTLLFAFDPDQVVMIALTFVLAGMVKGVTGMGLPTVAMGILGSLISPVAAAAMLLLPSLVSNLFQFGGGGNTRMLLIRLWPMLLTVVIATLLASVWITGGDTSRTQFALGLALMVYALWTLAGKRIAVAPQREKPLSLIVGFATGLLTGGTGVFVMPAVPWIQSLGFEKDELVQALGISFTFSTLALALGLWWHGALPMQSLSLSAFAIVPALIGQWAGTRIRRVISPVVFKRCFLFCLMGLSIEMMLRAVT; encoded by the coding sequence ATGACCCTTCTTTTTGCATTCGACCCCGACCAGGTTGTGATGATTGCCTTGACCTTTGTTCTTGCGGGGATGGTGAAAGGCGTCACCGGCATGGGACTGCCCACTGTGGCGATGGGGATCCTCGGTTCGCTGATCTCACCGGTTGCGGCGGCAGCTATGCTGCTGTTACCTTCGCTGGTCAGCAATCTGTTTCAGTTTGGCGGTGGTGGGAATACCCGGATGTTGCTGATACGACTCTGGCCGATGCTGCTAACGGTGGTGATTGCCACACTGTTGGCCAGCGTCTGGATCACCGGTGGCGATACTTCCCGCACACAGTTTGCGCTGGGGCTGGCGCTGATGGTGTACGCGCTCTGGACCCTGGCAGGAAAACGGATTGCGGTCGCACCGCAGCGTGAAAAACCGCTCTCATTGATCGTTGGATTCGCCACCGGGTTGTTGACCGGCGGAACGGGTGTCTTTGTGATGCCGGCGGTGCCGTGGATCCAGTCGCTGGGCTTTGAGAAGGATGAACTGGTTCAGGCGCTCGGTATCTCTTTTACCTTTTCCACGCTGGCGTTAGCACTTGGACTGTGGTGGCACGGCGCGCTCCCCATGCAGTCGCTGAGCTTATCGGCATTCGCCATCGTTCCGGCGCTGATCGGCCAGTGGGCAGGCACCCGTATCCGGCGGGTGATCTCACCCGTTGTTTTTAAACGTTGCTTTCTGTTTTGTCTGATGGGGCTAAGTATCGAAATGATGCTCCGTGCTGTGACTTAA
- a CDS encoding general stress protein: MANHRGGSGNFAEDRERASEAGRKGGQHSGGNFKNDPQRASEAGKKGGKSSHGNRNS; encoded by the coding sequence ATGGCAAACCATCGAGGCGGTTCCGGCAATTTTGCCGAAGACCGTGAAAGAGCATCAGAAGCAGGTCGTAAAGGTGGTCAGCACAGCGGGGGAAATTTCAAGAACGACCCGCAGCGTGCCTCTGAAGCCGGTAAGAAAGGGGGTAAAAGTAGCCACGGCAATCGTAATTCGTAA
- the wrbA gene encoding NAD(P)H:quinone oxidoreductase, with the protein MAKVLVLYYSMYGHIETMAHAVAEGASKVNGAEVTIKRVPETMQAEIFAKAGGKTQNAPVATPQELADYDAIIFGTPTRFGNMSGQMRTFLDQTGGLWASGALYGKLASVFSSTGTGGGQEQTITSTWTTLAHHGMVIVPIGYAAQELFDVSQVRGGTPYGATTIAGGDGSRQPSQEELSIARYQGEYVAGLAVKLNG; encoded by the coding sequence ATGGCAAAAGTTCTGGTGCTTTATTATTCCATGTACGGACACATCGAAACGATGGCACATGCGGTGGCAGAGGGAGCGAGCAAAGTGAATGGCGCGGAGGTCACCATCAAACGCGTACCAGAAACGATGCAGGCGGAAATCTTCGCTAAAGCTGGCGGTAAAACTCAAAATGCCCCCGTCGCAACCCCGCAGGAACTGGCTGATTACGACGCCATTATTTTTGGTACGCCAACGCGCTTTGGCAATATGTCAGGCCAGATGCGTACCTTCCTGGATCAGACGGGCGGATTGTGGGCGTCCGGCGCGTTGTATGGCAAACTCGCCAGCGTTTTCAGTTCTACCGGGACAGGCGGCGGCCAGGAACAAACGATTACGTCCACATGGACTACACTTGCCCATCATGGGATGGTGATTGTGCCCATTGGCTATGCCGCGCAGGAACTGTTCGATGTTTCGCAGGTTCGCGGTGGTACGCCTTATGGCGCAACGACCATTGCCGGTGGTGACGGTTCACGCCAGCCCAGTCAGGAAGAGCTCTCTATCGCACGTTACCAGGGCGAATACGTTGCCGGTCTGGCAGTGAAGCTCAACGGCTAA
- the rutR gene encoding HTH-type transcriptional regulator RutR, which yields MVQRAEKKTGKRSQAVSAKREAILTAALNTFSQYGFHGTRIEQIAEQAGVSKTNLLYYYPSKEALYVAVLRQILDIWLAPLKAFREDFAPLAAIEEYIRLKLEVSRDYPQASRLFCMEMLAGAPLLMDELTGDLKTLIDEKSALIAGWVKSGKLAPIDPHHLIFMIWASTQHYADFAPQVEAVTGATLRDETFFNQTVENVQRMIIEGIRVR from the coding sequence ATGGTTCAACGTGCGGAGAAAAAAACAGGCAAACGTTCGCAGGCGGTCAGCGCGAAACGCGAGGCGATTCTGACGGCCGCGTTAAATACGTTTTCACAATATGGCTTTCATGGCACACGCATTGAGCAAATTGCCGAACAGGCCGGCGTCTCCAAAACCAATCTCCTTTATTACTACCCGTCAAAAGAGGCGCTGTATGTCGCCGTGCTGCGACAGATTCTGGATATCTGGCTGGCCCCCTTAAAAGCATTTCGGGAAGATTTTGCGCCGTTGGCCGCTATTGAAGAGTACATCCGGCTGAAGCTGGAAGTGTCCCGTGACTACCCGCAGGCCTCGCGGCTTTTTTGCATGGAGATGCTGGCTGGCGCACCGTTGTTGATGGATGAGTTGACTGGCGATCTGAAAACGCTGATTGATGAAAAGTCCGCGCTGATTGCCGGTTGGGTGAAAAGCGGCAAGCTGGCGCCGATCGACCCGCACCATCTGATCTTCATGATTTGGGCTTCAACACAGCATTACGCCGACTTTGCGCCTCAGGTTGAAGCGGTGACGGGCGCAACGCTGCGTGACGAAACCTTTTTTAATCAGACGGTTGAAAACGTTCAGCGCATGATTATTGAGGGAATTCGCGTTCGTTAA
- the putA gene encoding trifunctional transcriptional regulator/proline dehydrogenase/L-glutamate gamma-semialdehyde dehydrogenase has protein sequence MGTTTMGVKLDDATRERIKSAATRIDRTPHWLIKQAIFNYLEKLENDDTLPELPALLAGAANEGDESTAPQEEIHQPFLEFAEQILPQSVSRSAITAAYRRSETDAVSMLMEQARLPQPVAEQAHKLAYQLADKLRNQKTASGRAGMVQGLLQEFSLSSQEGVALMCLAEALLRIPDKATRDALIRDKISNGNWQSHIGRSPSLFVNAATWGLLFTGRLVSTHNEASLSRSLNRIIGKSGEPLIRKGVDMAMRLMGEQFVTGETIAEALANARKLEEKGFRYSYDMLGEAALTAADAQAYMVSYQQAIHAIGKASNGRGIYEGPGISIKLSALHPRYSRAQYDRVMEELYPRLKSLTLLARQYDIGINIDAEEADRLEISLDLLEKLCFEPELAGWNGIGFVIQAYQKRCPFVIDYLIDLATRSRRRLMIRLVKGAYWDSEIKRAQMDGLEGYPVYTRKVYTDVSYLACAKKLLAVPNLIYPQFATHNAHTLAAIYQLAGQNYYPGQYEFQCLHGMGEPLYEQVTGKVADGKLNRPCRIYAPVGTHETLLAYLVRRLLENGANTSFVNRIADTTLPLDELVADPVEAVEKLAQQEGQTGLPHPKIPLPRDLYGKGRDNSAGLDLSNEHRLASLSSALLNSALQKWRALPMLDAPVAEGEMSPVINPAEPKDIVGYVREASEAEVEQALQSAVNNAPIWFATPPQERAAILHRAAVLMEGQMQQLIGILVREAGKSFANAIAEVREAVDFLHYYAGQVRDDFDNETHRPLGPVVCISPWNFPLAIFSGQIAAALAAGNSVLAKPAEQTPLIAAQGIAILLEAGVPPGVVQLLPGRGETVGAQLTADSRVRGVMFTGSTEVATLLQRNIATRLDAQGRPIPLIAETGGMNAMIVDSSALTEQVVVDVLSSAFDSAGQRCSALRILCLQDDIADHTLKMLRGAMAECRMGNPGRLTTDIGPVIDSEAKSNIEQHIQAMRAKGRPVFQAARENSEDVREWQSGTFVAPTLIELESVDELQKEVFGPVLHVVRYNRNNLDALIAQINASGYGLTLGVHTRIDETIAQVTGSAHVGNLYVNRNMVGAVVGVQPFGGEGLSGTGPKAGGPLYLYRLLANRPENALAITLARQDADYPVDAQLKAALIQPLEALSEWAADRPVLRQLCQQFGELAQAGTQRLLPGPTGERNTWTLLPRERVLCIADDEQDALVQLAAVTSVGSLILWPDDAFHRDLAKRLPAAVSDRIAFAKTDSLTTQPFDAVIFHGDSDQLRALCEAVAAREGAIVSVQGFARGESNILLERLYVERSLSVNTAAAGGNASLMTIG, from the coding sequence ATGGGAACCACCACGATGGGGGTTAAACTGGATGACGCAACGCGCGAGCGTATTAAGTCAGCGGCAACGCGAATTGATCGCACCCCGCACTGGTTGATTAAGCAGGCAATCTTTAATTACCTGGAGAAACTGGAAAACGATGACACGCTGCCAGAACTTCCTGCGCTATTAGCCGGAGCCGCCAACGAAGGCGATGAGTCCACGGCACCGCAGGAAGAGATCCATCAGCCTTTCCTGGAATTTGCCGAGCAGATCCTCCCACAGTCGGTCTCGCGTTCCGCCATTACCGCCGCGTACCGTCGCTCAGAAACTGACGCCGTTTCGATGCTGATGGAACAGGCGCGTTTGCCGCAGCCGGTAGCCGAACAGGCCCACAAGCTGGCTTACCAGTTGGCGGATAAACTGCGTAATCAGAAAACAGCCAGCGGCCGTGCCGGAATGGTGCAGGGCTTGCTGCAAGAGTTCTCTCTCTCTTCGCAGGAAGGGGTGGCGTTGATGTGTCTGGCGGAAGCCCTGCTACGTATTCCGGATAAAGCCACACGCGATGCCTTAATCCGCGACAAAATCAGCAATGGTAACTGGCAGTCGCACATTGGTCGTAGTCCGTCGCTGTTCGTCAACGCGGCGACCTGGGGTCTCCTGTTCACCGGCCGTCTGGTCTCCACCCATAACGAAGCCAGCCTTTCGCGCTCCCTGAACCGCATTATCGGCAAGAGCGGTGAACCGCTGATCCGTAAAGGCGTCGACATGGCGATGCGTCTGATGGGCGAACAGTTCGTCACCGGGGAAACCATTGCTGAAGCGCTGGCGAATGCCCGTAAGCTGGAAGAAAAAGGCTTCCGCTACTCCTACGATATGCTGGGTGAAGCTGCGCTAACCGCGGCCGATGCGCAGGCTTATATGGTCTCTTATCAGCAGGCGATCCATGCGATAGGTAAAGCATCGAACGGACGCGGAATTTATGAAGGTCCAGGAATCTCTATCAAGCTCTCCGCCCTGCATCCGCGTTACAGCCGTGCCCAGTACGATCGAGTGATGGAAGAGCTCTATCCGCGCCTGAAGTCGTTGACGCTGTTGGCGCGCCAGTATGATATCGGCATTAATATCGATGCCGAAGAGGCCGACCGTCTGGAGATCTCCCTCGATCTGCTTGAAAAACTGTGTTTTGAACCTGAACTGGCTGGCTGGAACGGTATTGGTTTCGTCATTCAGGCGTACCAGAAACGCTGCCCGTTCGTCATCGATTACCTGATCGACCTGGCCACCCGCAGCCGTCGTCGTCTGATGATCCGTCTGGTCAAAGGCGCCTACTGGGATAGCGAGATCAAACGCGCTCAGATGGACGGTCTGGAAGGCTATCCGGTTTACACGCGCAAGGTCTACACCGACGTCTCTTATCTCGCCTGTGCGAAAAAATTGCTCGCTGTGCCGAATCTGATCTACCCGCAATTTGCGACCCACAACGCCCATACGCTGGCGGCCATTTATCAACTGGCCGGACAGAACTACTATCCGGGTCAGTATGAGTTCCAGTGCCTGCACGGGATGGGTGAGCCGCTGTACGAACAGGTCACCGGTAAAGTGGCGGATGGCAAACTGAACCGTCCGTGCCGCATTTATGCGCCGGTCGGCACCCATGAAACGCTGCTGGCGTACCTGGTGCGTCGTCTGCTGGAAAACGGGGCCAACACCTCCTTTGTTAACCGTATCGCGGATACCACGCTGCCACTGGACGAACTGGTGGCCGATCCGGTCGAAGCTGTCGAGAAACTGGCGCAACAGGAAGGTCAGACCGGCCTGCCGCATCCGAAGATCCCACTGCCGCGCGATCTGTACGGCAAAGGCCGCGATAATTCGGCCGGTCTGGATCTTTCCAACGAACATCGTCTGGCCTCACTCTCTTCTGCCCTGCTCAACAGCGCGCTGCAAAAATGGCGGGCGTTACCGATGCTCGACGCCCCGGTTGCCGAGGGCGAAATGAGCCCGGTGATCAACCCGGCAGAACCAAAAGACATCGTGGGCTATGTCCGTGAAGCCAGTGAAGCCGAAGTGGAACAGGCGCTGCAAAGCGCGGTGAACAATGCCCCTATCTGGTTTGCGACGCCGCCGCAAGAACGTGCAGCTATCCTCCATCGCGCTGCCGTATTGATGGAAGGCCAGATGCAACAATTGATCGGCATTCTGGTCCGCGAAGCCGGTAAGAGCTTCGCCAACGCCATTGCCGAAGTGCGTGAAGCGGTAGACTTCCTGCACTATTACGCCGGTCAGGTGCGTGACGATTTTGATAATGAGACCCATCGTCCGCTCGGACCGGTTGTCTGTATCAGCCCGTGGAACTTCCCGCTGGCCATCTTCAGCGGACAGATTGCCGCCGCGCTGGCTGCCGGCAACAGCGTACTGGCAAAACCCGCGGAACAGACGCCGCTCATCGCCGCCCAGGGCATTGCCATCTTGCTGGAAGCTGGCGTACCGCCGGGCGTGGTGCAACTGCTGCCTGGTCGGGGTGAAACGGTGGGCGCGCAACTGACCGCTGACAGCCGCGTGCGCGGCGTGATGTTTACCGGTTCTACCGAGGTGGCGACACTGCTGCAACGTAACATCGCGACGCGTCTGGATGCACAGGGGCGTCCGATTCCGCTGATCGCCGAAACGGGCGGCATGAACGCGATGATCGTTGACTCATCCGCCCTCACCGAACAGGTCGTGGTCGACGTGCTGTCCTCGGCGTTTGACAGCGCCGGACAGCGCTGCTCCGCGCTGCGCATACTCTGTCTACAGGATGATATCGCCGATCACACGCTGAAAATGCTGCGTGGCGCGATGGCCGAATGTCGGATGGGCAACCCGGGGCGTCTGACTACCGATATTGGTCCGGTGATCGACAGTGAAGCCAAATCCAATATTGAACAGCATATTCAGGCCATGCGGGCGAAAGGTCGTCCCGTGTTCCAGGCGGCGCGTGAAAACAGTGAAGATGTTCGTGAATGGCAAAGCGGCACATTCGTTGCGCCGACGCTGATCGAACTGGAAAGCGTTGATGAGCTGCAAAAAGAGGTCTTTGGTCCGGTTCTGCACGTTGTACGCTACAACCGTAACAACCTGGACGCACTGATTGCCCAAATCAACGCCTCCGGCTACGGACTGACGCTGGGCGTCCACACCCGTATTGATGAAACCATTGCTCAGGTCACCGGCTCAGCGCACGTGGGCAACCTGTACGTCAACCGTAATATGGTGGGGGCGGTTGTCGGCGTACAGCCGTTCGGCGGCGAAGGGCTGTCGGGAACTGGTCCGAAAGCCGGTGGACCGCTCTATCTCTACCGTTTGCTGGCAAACCGTCCGGAAAATGCGCTGGCCATCACTCTGGCGCGTCAGGATGCGGACTATCCGGTAGACGCCCAGTTGAAAGCCGCGCTGATCCAGCCGCTGGAAGCGCTCAGCGAGTGGGCGGCCGATCGCCCTGTGTTGCGTCAACTCTGTCAGCAGTTTGGCGAACTGGCGCAGGCCGGTACGCAGCGTCTGCTGCCGGGTCCTACCGGGGAGCGTAACACCTGGACGCTGTTACCGCGTGAGCGCGTGCTGTGTATTGCCGATGATGAGCAGGATGCGCTGGTGCAGCTTGCCGCCGTCACCTCGGTCGGTAGTCTGATTTTGTGGCCTGACGATGCCTTCCACCGTGATCTGGCGAAGCGCCTGCCGGCAGCGGTTTCCGACCGCATTGCGTTTGCGAAAACCGACAGCCTGACGACGCAGCCTTTTGATGCGGTGATCTTCCACGGCGATTCCGATCAGCTTCGCGCGCTGTGTGAAGCAGTGGCAGCCCGTGAAGGCGCGATTGTCTCGGTACAAGGTTTCGCCCGTGGTGAAAGTAATATTCTGCTGGAGCGACTGTACGTCGAGCGTTCGCTGAGCGTGAACACAGCAGCCGCCGGAGGTAACGCAAGCCTGATGACAATTGGCTAA
- a CDS encoding MarR family transcriptional regulator, with amino-acid sequence MAFIWNDESLALLRENAGVLSTQHIAQMLCTNVTVVRNMAYRLKLSLRVSAYNQKRIQQVQALYESDEPLTMKEIAVRTGLTFSTVQYIVYVKLKHKPYATREFIAFETQDAVHYRVQKEFVDTERSRLQQPMDNSRFQELYLKDGTAYCARNIRHEVIISE; translated from the coding sequence ATGGCATTTATCTGGAACGACGAGAGCCTGGCTCTCCTGCGTGAAAACGCGGGCGTCCTCTCGACGCAACACATTGCGCAGATGCTGTGCACCAATGTGACAGTGGTGCGCAATATGGCTTACCGGCTGAAACTCAGTTTGCGTGTGTCGGCGTATAACCAGAAGAGAATTCAACAGGTTCAGGCACTGTATGAATCCGATGAACCGCTGACCATGAAGGAGATTGCCGTGCGAACCGGGCTTACGTTCAGCACGGTGCAGTACATCGTCTATGTCAAACTGAAACATAAGCCCTATGCCACCCGCGAGTTTATCGCATTCGAAACACAGGATGCGGTGCATTACCGCGTGCAAAAAGAGTTTGTCGATACCGAGCGTTCGCGACTGCAGCAACCGATGGATAACAGCCGTTTTCAGGAATTGTATCTCAAAGACGGGACGGCCTACTGCGCGCGTAACATCCGCCATGAAGTCATTATCTCTGAATAG
- a CDS encoding lysozyme inhibitor LprI family protein, producing MKRILLTCVALVLSGQALADDCANASTQAEMNTCAVTQYQAADKELNETYQNALKRAAPPQQELLKKAQTAWIAMRDADCALISSGTEGGSAQVMIANQCLADKTAEREAFLASLLQCEEGDMSCPLPPAN from the coding sequence ATGAAACGAATACTACTCACCTGCGTTGCGCTGGTGCTCAGCGGTCAGGCGCTGGCCGATGACTGCGCTAATGCCAGTACGCAAGCGGAAATGAATACCTGCGCCGTCACCCAATACCAGGCGGCAGACAAAGAACTGAATGAAACGTATCAGAATGCGCTGAAACGCGCAGCCCCGCCACAGCAGGAACTGCTGAAAAAGGCGCAGACCGCATGGATCGCCATGCGTGATGCCGACTGCGCGCTTATCAGCTCTGGCACCGAGGGGGGAAGTGCTCAGGTGATGATCGCCAATCAGTGCCTGGCGGATAAAACCGCCGAGCGGGAAGCGTTTCTCGCCTCGCTGCTGCAGTGCGAAGAAGGCGATATGAGCTGCCCGCTGCCGCCAGCCAATTAA